A genomic segment from Neobacillus sp. YX16 encodes:
- a CDS encoding aminopeptidase, whose amino-acid sequence MKTFEEKLKSYAELVVKVGLNVQPNQILYVRASVDTIPFARAVAHEAYNAGAKNVYVDYTDPEITLSRYLRASDDVFTEFPEWERAQREMLIDKDTAFLFIVSDDPDLLSKADPNRIANYQKVSGEAMVKWREQHDDVSWVICAAPSQAWADKVFTGETNSLDKLWDAIFSSVRIGEVEPVKAWKDHIGNLLQKVTYLNEKKYKKLHYKAEGTDLTIELHPLHLWRSGGTKNRHGVQFVANMPTEEVFTSPLRSGVNGFVSSKKPLSYAGNLIDEFKLTFENGRIVEITAKKGEEVLKNLVETDEGSHYLGEIALVPHDSPISNTNVLFLNTLFDENAANHLALGFGFPNCIEAGEKMTKEQREDVELNSSITHVDFMIGCADMDIDGELPDGTREPIFRKGNWAF is encoded by the coding sequence TTGAAAACGTTTGAGGAAAAATTAAAAAGCTATGCAGAATTGGTTGTAAAAGTGGGATTAAACGTTCAACCGAACCAAATCCTTTATGTAAGAGCTAGTGTGGATACGATTCCATTTGCTAGAGCTGTCGCTCACGAGGCTTACAATGCAGGTGCAAAAAATGTGTATGTGGACTATACTGATCCTGAAATCACACTCTCACGCTATTTGAGAGCATCAGATGATGTTTTCACAGAGTTTCCTGAATGGGAGCGAGCTCAACGTGAGATGTTGATTGATAAGGATACGGCATTTTTATTTATCGTTTCCGACGATCCGGATTTATTGTCCAAAGCTGATCCAAATCGTATTGCGAATTACCAAAAAGTAAGCGGAGAAGCCATGGTAAAATGGCGAGAGCAGCATGATGATGTTAGTTGGGTCATCTGCGCAGCTCCAAGTCAAGCCTGGGCAGATAAGGTTTTTACAGGCGAAACGAATAGCTTGGACAAACTTTGGGATGCAATCTTCAGTTCAGTACGTATAGGGGAAGTTGAACCTGTAAAGGCATGGAAAGATCATATTGGAAACTTGCTCCAAAAGGTTACTTATTTGAATGAAAAGAAATATAAGAAGTTACATTACAAAGCTGAAGGCACAGATCTAACGATTGAGCTTCATCCCTTACATCTATGGAGAAGTGGTGGAACCAAAAATCGACATGGTGTTCAATTTGTTGCGAATATGCCAACTGAGGAAGTCTTCACTTCGCCATTACGTTCAGGTGTTAATGGTTTCGTTTCGAGTAAAAAACCACTTAGCTATGCAGGTAATTTAATTGATGAGTTCAAATTAACTTTTGAGAATGGTCGAATTGTTGAAATTACAGCTAAGAAGGGAGAAGAAGTATTAAAGAACCTAGTAGAAACAGATGAAGGCTCCCATTATCTTGGTGAAATAGCCCTAGTTCCACATGACTCACCTATTTCTAACACAAACGTACTTTTCCTAAATACATTATTTGATGAAAATGCTGCAAACCATTTAGCATTAGGATTCGGTTTCCCTAACTGTATTGAAGCTGGAGAGAAAATGACGAAGGAGCAACGTGAGGATGTAGAACTTAATTCGAGTATAACTCATGTTGATTTCATGATTGGTTGTGCGGATATGGATATTGATGGTGAATTACCTGATGGTACACGTGAGCCAATCTTCCGTAAAGGGAATTGGGCTTTCTAA
- a CDS encoding helix-turn-helix domain-containing protein has translation MEEIQKILARNLKAIREKEKLSLEKVSELSGVSKAMIGQIERGDSSPTITTIWKIAKGLKVSFTSLINVPQPDAKVVLRSEIQVLSEDNGRYRVFPIFPFQENKRFEIYSVEIEPEGKLNSVGHRVGGEEFITVFDGEVIITVNECNYNLKNGDSIRFKADRPHTYYNSGDKLTRLSMTIYYLD, from the coding sequence ATGGAAGAAATTCAAAAGATTTTGGCAAGAAATTTAAAGGCTATCAGAGAGAAAGAGAAACTTAGTTTAGAGAAAGTCTCTGAACTAAGTGGTGTCAGTAAAGCTATGATAGGACAAATTGAAAGGGGTGATTCGAGTCCAACTATTACAACTATTTGGAAAATTGCTAAGGGATTAAAGGTCTCCTTTACTTCTCTAATTAATGTTCCTCAACCTGATGCTAAAGTTGTTTTGCGAAGTGAGATACAAGTATTATCCGAAGACAATGGAAGATACAGAGTTTTTCCCATATTTCCCTTTCAAGAAAATAAACGATTTGAAATTTACTCTGTTGAAATTGAACCAGAGGGGAAATTAAATTCAGTTGGACATAGAGTGGGGGGGGAGGAATTTATTACTGTTTTTGATGGAGAAGTCATTATTACTGTAAACGAATGCAATTATAATCTAAAGAACGGTGATTCAATTAGATTTAAGGCTGATAGACCTCACACCTACTATAATTCTGGGGATAAGTTAACTCGTCTTAGTATGACAATATATTACCTAGACTAA
- a CDS encoding LysE family transporter, translating into MPLLPFLLFVFVSSFTPGPNNFMAMSFANKYGFKKTIKFCLGVAVGFFVLAFLCSFFNLLLINLLPVIKAPLTILGVGYMLYLAYKTITSKDDNNEKNEGNDKNLFIIGVLVQFINPKGILYGITLVSTFILPYYTSYFSYFILSLFLGIVGLMSSSCWSLFGSIFQKFLAKYRQLFNIIMALLLVYSAISIVFH; encoded by the coding sequence GTGCCTTTATTACCATTCTTGTTGTTTGTTTTTGTTAGTAGTTTTACTCCAGGTCCAAACAATTTTATGGCAATGTCCTTTGCAAATAAATATGGATTTAAAAAAACAATAAAATTTTGTTTAGGAGTCGCCGTAGGATTTTTTGTTCTCGCATTTTTGTGTAGTTTTTTTAACCTTTTGCTTATAAACCTTTTGCCAGTGATAAAAGCACCTTTAACCATTTTAGGTGTAGGTTATATGTTATATTTGGCTTATAAAACAATTACAAGTAAAGACGATAATAATGAAAAAAATGAAGGTAATGATAAAAATCTTTTCATAATAGGTGTATTGGTACAATTTATAAATCCAAAAGGTATTCTTTACGGTATAACGTTAGTATCAACCTTCATATTGCCCTATTACACTTCTTACTTTAGTTACTTTATTCTTTCACTTTTTTTAGGGATTGTTGGTTTAATGAGTTCATCATGTTGGAGTTTATTTGGTTCTATTTTTCAAAAATTTTTAGCGAAGTATAGACAATTATTTAATATAATTATGGCATTGTTATTGGTATATAGTGCTATTTCAATTGTTTTCCATTAA
- a CDS encoding GNAT family N-acetyltransferase, translated as MSTNNVKIVELNAENWYDCCELEVSKEQKEYIEPNAISIAQSKFEHTLKPFAIYFEERVVGFLMYNSVQEELDGYWVYRIMLDKKFQGKGIGKAATKMMISEMTKLPNVKKIVVGYHPENLGAHNLYSSLGFIDNGDRFGKEMAVIKYINGR; from the coding sequence ATGAGTACAAACAATGTGAAAATTGTAGAATTAAATGCGGAAAACTGGTACGACTGTTGTGAATTAGAGGTATCAAAAGAACAAAAAGAATACATTGAGCCAAATGCTATATCAATAGCCCAATCAAAGTTTGAGCATACATTAAAACCATTTGCTATTTATTTTGAAGAAAGAGTAGTTGGCTTTTTAATGTACAATTCTGTTCAAGAAGAACTTGATGGTTATTGGGTATATAGAATAATGTTGGATAAAAAATTCCAAGGCAAGGGTATAGGTAAAGCGGCAACTAAAATGATGATTTCAGAGATGACTAAATTACCAAATGTGAAAAAAATTGTTGTAGGTTATCATCCAGAAAATTTGGGAGCACATAATTTATACTCAAGTTTGGGATTTATTGATAATGGTGATAGGTTTGGTAAGGAAATGGCAGTTATTAAATATATAAACGGGCGATAA
- a CDS encoding IS110 family transposase, giving the protein MNPVIGLDVSKGESQVQAFLDKGKPYRKSFSINHDLEGLGNLLDFLQEVEKSAGGHQPSVVLESTGHYHIPVIQFLEEQKYVYIIVNPLISHRAKSSSLRKVKTDAIDAYHLCELYYKEELEPYKKRGVQLLNLRNLTRQQESIAEISAKTKLQLHSLIDQVFPEYRGVFGSLYSKVSLLTLLEFPTSKAVLSVSEKELTDTIASLCMSRSESWAKEKAQKLREAALRDPFQNNLYDSHIFNLEILVKIVLQYQEHLSNIADEIDALASEIEEYEILQSIPGIGEKIAATIISEIGEIDRFNGAKRLVAFAGIDPSVYSSGKFTASVNRITKRGSCRLRHALYMAVQSGIRDSRKKKTTDEIIPRNRRLREFYDKKREEGKPFRVAIIACTNKLLHWIYALLKSRSTFQDIA; this is encoded by the coding sequence ATGAATCCAGTCATTGGTCTGGATGTATCAAAAGGGGAAAGTCAGGTACAAGCTTTTTTAGATAAAGGTAAGCCATACCGTAAGAGCTTTAGTATTAATCATGATCTTGAGGGTTTGGGGAATTTATTAGATTTCCTTCAAGAAGTTGAGAAATCAGCAGGTGGTCATCAACCTTCGGTCGTTTTAGAATCAACTGGGCACTATCATATTCCCGTTATTCAGTTTTTAGAGGAACAAAAATATGTTTATATTATCGTCAATCCTCTTATCTCACACAGAGCCAAGAGCTCAAGCCTAAGAAAGGTAAAAACAGATGCAATCGATGCTTATCACCTTTGTGAATTGTATTATAAAGAAGAATTAGAGCCTTACAAGAAGCGTGGAGTTCAACTCTTAAACCTTCGTAATCTAACAAGACAACAAGAGAGTATTGCAGAAATATCAGCGAAAACAAAGTTACAGCTTCATTCTTTAATCGATCAGGTATTTCCAGAGTATCGAGGTGTATTTGGAAGCCTATATTCGAAAGTATCATTGCTTACTTTACTAGAGTTCCCTACTTCTAAGGCTGTATTAAGTGTGAGTGAAAAAGAGTTAACGGATACAATAGCTTCATTATGTATGAGTCGTTCGGAGTCATGGGCAAAGGAAAAAGCACAGAAGTTAAGAGAAGCAGCCCTTCGTGATCCTTTTCAAAACAATCTCTATGATAGTCATATTTTCAACCTTGAAATTTTGGTTAAGATTGTTCTTCAATACCAAGAGCATCTATCCAATATTGCGGATGAAATAGATGCCCTCGCTAGCGAAATTGAAGAATATGAAATCCTTCAATCTATCCCTGGAATCGGAGAAAAAATCGCTGCAACGATTATTTCTGAAATCGGAGAGATAGATCGGTTTAATGGTGCCAAGAGGTTGGTTGCATTCGCTGGAATAGATCCTAGTGTGTACTCTTCAGGAAAGTTTACTGCATCGGTAAACCGAATAACCAAACGTGGCTCGTGTAGGCTTCGCCACGCCTTGTATATGGCTGTTCAAAGTGGTATTCGGGATTCCCGTAAAAAGAAAACGACTGATGAGATTATTCCACGCAATAGAAGACTACGAGAGTTTTACGATAAGAAACGAGAAGAAGGAAAACCCTTTAGAGTAGCGATCATTGCCTGTACAAATAAGCTCTTACATTGGATTTACGCCTTATTAAAAAGCAGATCTACTTTCCAAGATATAGCTTAA
- a CDS encoding amidase family protein — translation MELIFNKILKEELMIKEIQEVLETGVLTSKELVMYYLYRIAKYDQSGSKLNSILEINPDAIFIAEGLDHERKTKGARGPLHGIPVLLKDNIETKDKMHTSAGTLALENHLSTKDAFLVEKLRKAGAVIIGKTNMTELANGMSTTMWAGYSSRGGQTLNPYGPGEFFVGGSSSGSAVAVAANLTVLSLGTETDASILSPATQNSVVGIKPTVGLISRGGIIPFTYTQDTPGPIARTVTDAAILLGALTSVDQFDPATYKSEGISYQDYTSFLDSEGLDGARIGVFNNATEDYYRDSGEYDENLFNNAIQTIRCKGAEVVEQIDIPSFHREWSWGVPIYEIKHALGNYLSQLPSYLPVHMDTELIEFNTRNEEKTLKYGQNMLEYRQGLPHNTLANPGYLNAKLEDLYFSQEQGIDYALKKYNLDAILFPSYIGSTICAKAGYPSIAVPAGYMENGRPFGITFAGGAFSEGILIKLAYSFEQSTKYRKPPLFN, via the coding sequence ATGGAGTTAATTTTTAATAAGATTCTCAAAGAAGAATTAATGATCAAAGAAATCCAAGAAGTATTGGAGACGGGTGTTTTAACCTCAAAAGAACTCGTTATGTATTATCTATACAGGATCGCTAAGTATGACCAAAGTGGGTCTAAATTAAATTCTATACTTGAGATAAATCCTGACGCTATTTTTATTGCAGAAGGTTTAGACCATGAAAGAAAAACAAAGGGAGCTAGAGGTCCACTTCACGGCATTCCAGTTTTGCTTAAAGACAACATCGAAACTAAAGATAAAATGCATACAAGTGCAGGAACTTTAGCTTTAGAAAATCATTTGAGTACAAAAGATGCCTTTTTAGTAGAAAAACTACGGAAAGCAGGAGCTGTTATTATCGGAAAAACCAATATGACCGAATTAGCAAATGGAATGTCTACAACGATGTGGGCAGGTTACAGTTCAAGAGGCGGTCAAACGCTAAATCCATATGGTCCAGGTGAATTTTTTGTTGGTGGTTCTAGTTCTGGTTCGGCTGTGGCAGTCGCAGCAAATTTAACCGTATTATCCCTCGGAACAGAAACGGACGCTTCTATTCTCAGTCCTGCCACTCAGAACTCAGTGGTTGGGATTAAACCAACGGTTGGTTTAATTAGCCGAGGTGGAATTATTCCTTTTACTTACACACAAGATACGCCAGGTCCTATTGCAAGGACAGTTACTGACGCAGCTATTTTATTAGGGGCTTTAACTAGTGTTGATCAGTTTGATCCAGCTACATATAAAAGCGAAGGTATTTCTTATCAAGACTATACTTCCTTTTTAGATTCAGAAGGACTAGATGGTGCGAGAATTGGTGTTTTTAATAATGCTACGGAAGATTATTACAGGGATTCAGGTGAGTATGATGAAAACCTTTTTAACAATGCAATTCAAACGATACGATGTAAAGGTGCAGAAGTCGTCGAGCAAATTGATATTCCATCTTTTCACAGGGAATGGAGTTGGGGAGTTCCTATTTATGAAATAAAACATGCATTAGGAAATTACCTTTCTCAACTTCCTTCTTATCTGCCAGTACATATGGATACAGAACTAATTGAATTTAATACAAGGAATGAAGAGAAAACATTAAAGTACGGGCAGAATATGCTTGAATATAGACAGGGATTACCACATAACACATTGGCTAATCCTGGATATTTAAATGCAAAACTAGAAGATTTATATTTTTCCCAAGAGCAAGGAATTGATTATGCATTAAAAAAATATAATCTGGATGCAATATTGTTTCCTTCTTATATCGGTTCTACTATTTGTGCTAAAGCTGGCTATCCTTCCATCGCAGTCCCAGCAGGTTATATGGAAAACGGAAGACCCTTCGGAATAACATTTGCTGGCGGTGCCTTTAGTGAAGGAATATTAATTAAGCTAGCGTATTCTTTTGAACAATCTACAAAATATCGAAAACCCCCACTCTTCAACTAA
- a CDS encoding SDR family oxidoreductase yields the protein MKILVTGATGKLGSKVVESLLKSIPARELAVSVRNPEKAEGLRSRGVEVRHGDFDHPETLENAFKGIDRLLIISADGDNETRIRQHTNAVRAAEHAGVKFIAYTSLANATESKNIMAPPHVATEAAIIKTGIPYSFLRNNWYLENEIGSIQGAMSGAPWVTSAGEGKVGWALQQDYADAAAAVLVGSGHENTVYELSGPLLTQEELASALGNVLGKEVPVRQVSDEKYAEIMKGLGLPDFVIPIVVGIQESIRNGSLEVESNDFEKVLGRPVAPINESLTQLVNAIS from the coding sequence ATGAAAATATTAGTTACAGGAGCAACAGGGAAATTAGGTTCAAAGGTTGTAGAATCATTATTGAAATCTATACCTGCAAGAGAGTTGGCAGTAAGTGTTAGAAACCCAGAGAAAGCAGAAGGACTTCGTAGTCGTGGGGTGGAAGTTCGTCATGGAGATTTTGATCATCCAGAAACATTAGAAAATGCTTTTAAAGGGATTGACCGCTTATTAATTATTTCTGCGGATGGTGACAATGAAACGAGAATTCGTCAACATACTAATGCTGTCCGAGCAGCTGAACATGCAGGAGTAAAATTTATTGCTTACACAAGTTTAGCAAATGCAACAGAAAGCAAAAATATAATGGCTCCTCCTCATGTTGCGACAGAAGCAGCCATCATTAAGACAGGTATCCCATATTCTTTCTTGCGTAACAATTGGTATTTGGAAAATGAAATTGGAAGCATTCAAGGAGCTATGTCAGGAGCTCCATGGGTAACATCTGCTGGAGAAGGTAAAGTAGGCTGGGCACTGCAACAAGATTACGCAGATGCAGCGGCAGCAGTTCTTGTTGGAAGTGGTCACGAAAATACAGTATATGAACTTTCTGGTCCACTTTTAACTCAAGAAGAATTGGCATCTGCTCTTGGTAATGTATTGGGTAAAGAAGTACCTGTACGACAAGTTAGCGACGAAAAATATGCAGAGATCATGAAAGGCTTAGGTTTACCTGATTTTGTGATTCCTATAGTAGTAGGAATTCAAGAAAGCATTCGGAACGGTTCACTAGAAGTTGAAAGCAATGATTTTGAGAAAGTTCTTGGTCGTCCAGTTGCTCCAATCAACGAATCACTGACCCAACTTGTTAATGCAATTTCATAA
- a CDS encoding Rrf2 family transcriptional regulator, which produces MSISSRFAVGIHILTLIEFNKEGVTSSEFLASSVNTNPAVIRKLMGMLKKAGLIEVHPGIAGAKLAKELSDITLFDVYKAVNVVQEKELFSIHESPHPDCPVGRNIQNTIEPLFTTAQLAMEKVLRNVTLEDVVKDITNKENIC; this is translated from the coding sequence ATGTCCATTAGCAGCCGATTTGCTGTCGGAATTCATATATTGACTCTAATTGAATTTAATAAAGAAGGAGTAACATCTTCTGAATTTTTAGCTTCAAGTGTTAACACAAACCCAGCCGTGATAAGAAAACTAATGGGAATGTTAAAAAAAGCTGGTTTGATAGAGGTACATCCAGGTATTGCAGGGGCTAAACTTGCAAAGGAATTATCTGATATTACACTGTTCGATGTTTATAAGGCAGTGAATGTTGTACAGGAGAAAGAATTGTTTAGTATACATGAAAGTCCACATCCTGATTGTCCCGTAGGCAGGAACATCCAGAATACAATTGAACCTTTATTCACAACAGCTCAATTGGCAATGGAAAAGGTTTTAAGAAATGTTACTTTAGAAGATGTTGTGAAGGATATTACTAATAAAGAAAATATCTGTTAA
- a CDS encoding VOC family protein has protein sequence MIKYKCLHHVSLTVTNLKRAKDFYGNTLCLKEIPRPDFDFAGAWYEIEGKQIHLIVDPSSQTIRQDKSLSSREGHFALRVENYYDTLTWLKQNEVEIIEKPYGKSGFAQIFCADPDGNLIELNVDQKDL, from the coding sequence TTGATTAAATATAAATGCCTCCATCATGTAAGTCTTACCGTCACCAATTTGAAAAGAGCAAAAGATTTCTATGGGAATACTTTATGTTTAAAAGAAATACCTCGTCCTGATTTTGATTTTGCGGGTGCCTGGTATGAAATAGAGGGAAAGCAAATCCACTTGATAGTCGATCCCTCTTCACAGACAATTCGGCAGGATAAAAGCTTATCCAGTAGAGAAGGTCACTTTGCTCTTAGAGTCGAGAACTACTATGACACTCTTACATGGTTAAAACAAAATGAAGTTGAAATCATTGAAAAACCGTACGGAAAAAGTGGATTCGCTCAAATTTTCTGTGCGGATCCAGATGGTAATTTGATTGAACTAAATGTTGACCAGAAAGATTTATAA
- the murI gene encoding glutamate racemase has protein sequence MRIGFFDSGIGGMTVLHQALRLLPNENYIFYADTLHVPYGEKPKEEVREYIFNAVDFMANQGIKALVIACNTATSIAVDDLRQKYDFPILGIEPAVKPAVQCCEGKRKKVLVLATNLTLREEKFHNLVKSIDYHDIVESLPLPGLVQFAENFEFREEKVVPYLKEKLSLFDLKQYGTIVLGCTHFPYFENSIKKIFPEEVDIISGSIGTAKNLKRILEARNQINDGTGDILFFKSGFKVEDKETLSNYKKLLVMLDELQLCHLNFKK, from the coding sequence GTGAGAATAGGTTTTTTTGATTCTGGAATAGGTGGTATGACTGTACTACATCAAGCATTGAGGCTTTTACCGAATGAAAATTACATTTTTTATGCGGATACCTTGCACGTTCCATATGGTGAAAAGCCAAAAGAAGAGGTAAGGGAATATATATTTAATGCAGTTGACTTTATGGCTAATCAAGGAATCAAAGCATTAGTCATTGCTTGTAATACAGCAACCAGTATTGCAGTGGATGACCTTCGCCAAAAGTACGATTTCCCTATTTTGGGTATTGAACCAGCCGTAAAACCTGCTGTTCAATGCTGTGAGGGAAAACGTAAAAAGGTATTAGTGTTGGCAACTAATTTGACCCTAAGAGAGGAAAAGTTTCATAACCTTGTGAAAAGTATAGATTATCACGATATTGTTGAAAGTCTACCTCTTCCTGGTCTTGTCCAATTCGCTGAGAACTTTGAATTTAGAGAAGAGAAAGTTGTACCTTATTTAAAAGAAAAACTATCTTTGTTTGATTTAAAGCAATACGGCACGATTGTTCTAGGATGTACCCATTTTCCTTATTTTGAAAATAGTATAAAGAAAATATTTCCTGAAGAAGTAGACATTATTTCTGGGAGTATTGGAACTGCAAAGAACTTAAAACGAATTCTCGAAGCAAGGAATCAAATTAACGATGGAACAGGGGATATTTTATTCTTTAAATCTGGTTTTAAAGTAGAAGATAAAGAAACATTATCTAATTATAAAAAGTTGTTGGTAATGTTAGACGAACTTCAGCTTTGTCACCTAAACTTTAAAAAGTAA
- a CDS encoding LysR family transcriptional regulator produces the protein MELQTLKVFQTVAKLGSISQAARELQYAQSNITMKIQQLETELQTTLFYRHNRGTALTAKGSMLLTYTEKILQLIEETKNVMNDDQTPKGPLIIGSMETTAAVRLPAIFSKYLKDYPHVDLTLKTGSTEENIHGVLQYEIDGAFVAGPIEHPELIQKEVFEEELILVTDTIHPLISSIEDIQTRTLLVFRTGCSYRKRLEEWFHQERVIPKKIMEFGTLDAIIGCVSAGLGISMVPQSVVAKQIQEGTLRKHSLPKPFGKVKTVFIYRKDKYVPSSLLKFINMLSD, from the coding sequence ATGGAATTGCAAACATTAAAAGTTTTCCAGACTGTTGCAAAGCTGGGGAGTATTTCACAGGCAGCAAGAGAACTTCAATATGCACAATCTAATATCACGATGAAAATACAGCAATTAGAAACGGAACTCCAAACGACCTTATTTTATAGACATAATCGTGGTACTGCTTTAACAGCTAAAGGAAGCATGTTATTAACATACACGGAAAAAATTCTTCAGCTTATAGAAGAAACGAAAAACGTGATGAATGATGATCAAACACCAAAAGGTCCTTTAATTATTGGTTCTATGGAAACAACTGCCGCAGTTCGCTTACCAGCCATTTTTTCAAAATACCTTAAAGATTATCCCCACGTTGATCTAACTCTAAAAACAGGTTCTACGGAAGAAAATATTCATGGTGTTCTTCAGTATGAAATTGATGGAGCATTTGTGGCTGGACCTATTGAACACCCCGAACTCATTCAAAAGGAAGTATTTGAAGAGGAATTGATACTTGTAACTGATACAATTCATCCACTCATATCTTCTATCGAAGATATTCAAACGAGGACACTACTTGTATTCCGTACAGGATGTTCTTATCGGAAAAGGCTTGAAGAATGGTTTCATCAAGAGAGGGTGATTCCTAAAAAGATAATGGAATTTGGAACCCTAGATGCAATCATTGGGTGTGTATCTGCTGGTCTAGGTATAAGTATGGTTCCACAAAGCGTTGTTGCAAAACAAATTCAAGAAGGAACTCTTAGAAAGCATTCACTCCCGAAACCATTTGGAAAAGTCAAAACAGTATTCATTTATAGAAAAGATAAGTATGTACCTTCATCATTATTAAAATTTATAAATATGTTAAGTGATTAG
- a CDS encoding YbfB/YjiJ family MFS transporter, whose translation MKKQSFLFLIGGILSLIIAMGIGRFAYTPILPIMQKDLSFSNTVAGYIASSNYAGYLLGAILAGAIPLKKYRVIILKISLIISILTTAIMGLTYSHFIWYVLRFLSGVSSAYVLVLASGIVLDKLAAINKTSWSGLFYGGVGLGICLSSLFIPSLNHLYQWEGTWIGLAVVSAILSIFVWLWLDEASNVVELKNKENNFAVVPPTKWLLWLIIAYGLEGLGYIVTGTFIVSIAEKTPSFHNDATLVWMMVGLAAIPSCLIWSILAKKWGFVKSLVLAMALQSLGMAMPAFWVSKTSFIISALLFGATFMGITTLATTLGRQINPSNSSRTIGILTAIFAIGQLIGPILSGVLSSFTHNFNTALIGASSVVLIGAALLVNGIQFERKSYAKDEGYTC comes from the coding sequence TTGAAGAAGCAATCTTTTCTATTTTTAATAGGAGGAATACTGTCTCTAATCATTGCTATGGGGATTGGACGGTTTGCCTATACTCCCATTCTTCCGATTATGCAAAAAGATCTTTCCTTTTCAAATACAGTTGCTGGTTATATAGCATCAAGTAACTATGCAGGATATTTGCTTGGAGCAATTTTAGCAGGAGCGATACCTTTGAAGAAGTATCGAGTGATTATCTTAAAAATAAGTCTAATCATCAGTATCTTAACCACTGCCATAATGGGTCTAACATACTCTCATTTCATTTGGTATGTACTTCGATTTCTATCGGGGGTTTCCAGTGCTTATGTGTTGGTCCTAGCCTCTGGTATCGTGTTAGATAAACTTGCTGCTATAAACAAAACAAGTTGGTCTGGTTTATTTTATGGAGGGGTAGGTTTGGGAATCTGTTTATCCAGTCTTTTTATTCCGAGTTTAAACCATTTATATCAGTGGGAAGGTACATGGATCGGATTAGCTGTTGTCAGTGCAATCCTATCTATCTTCGTATGGCTATGGCTAGATGAAGCCTCCAACGTTGTTGAGTTAAAAAATAAAGAAAATAATTTTGCAGTTGTCCCCCCAACTAAATGGCTCCTATGGTTGATTATTGCCTATGGTTTAGAAGGATTGGGTTACATTGTTACAGGAACATTTATCGTATCTATCGCTGAAAAGACCCCATCCTTTCATAATGATGCAACTTTAGTTTGGATGATGGTCGGTTTGGCTGCGATTCCATCCTGTCTCATATGGTCTATACTAGCAAAAAAATGGGGCTTCGTTAAATCCTTAGTCCTTGCAATGGCATTACAATCCTTGGGAATGGCTATGCCAGCCTTTTGGGTTTCGAAAACTAGTTTTATCATAAGTGCTTTATTATTTGGAGCAACGTTTATGGGTATCACTACACTTGCTACAACATTGGGACGACAAATAAATCCATCTAATAGCAGCCGAACGATTGGCATTCTAACTGCTATTTTTGCTATCGGACAGTTGATAGGACCCATCCTTTCTGGAGTCTTATCATCATTCACTCATAATTTTAATACTGCTTTAATTGGAGCATCTAGTGTCGTATTAATTGGGGCAGCCCTGCTTGTAAATGGAATTCAATTTGAGAGGAAATCTTACGCAAAAGATGAGGGATATACATGTTAA